In Microbacterium sp. AB, a single genomic region encodes these proteins:
- the eccCb gene encoding type VII secretion protein EccCb — translation MLELPLYNGIGEEDSAASDAPPPLRRPETGRLLIDEAVDRLRDDTRAVRPVWLPPLPERLSLQPVVDRDRTAGDLDVVVGLEDDPAHQQQKPWVVDLTKAGGHVAIIGSPQSGRSTLLRTIGASLALTKTPTEVAVYGMDLTGGGLRRIEGFPHVGGVATRGDRGRLGRLLEEIGGMLAHRERVFKERGIDSVAHLRALHRAGQLPELAAADILLLVDGYGALRQDFDDLESAFTDIMLRASSFGVHLVLGLTRWSEVRMAHQSLFGTRIELRLNDPADSAIDRKLAQTISAETPGRALTDAKTLAQVALPVLDLVESDDIGSALEQLAERSAAAWSGPFAAPIRLLPTDLDPAELPDPVDEPDAIPLGLRQDTMGPATWDFTRDEQHLLVLGDARSGKTNALRLIAHGLIERFTPEELAIAVVDPRGHVADAIPEDYLAAHAKTARQAAGLASSIASELAQRPGRTPEENRRSPRVVVLVDDHDIVSAGGAEHLAPLVEQLPASRDTKLHIVAARPVAGAARALYGALLQGLRDTGGATLLLSGDRAEGQILPRLYPERFPPGRGRYVRRGERPRVIQIAHLGRAKDDDR, via the coding sequence GTGCTCGAGCTTCCGCTGTACAACGGGATCGGGGAGGAGGACTCCGCCGCGTCCGACGCCCCGCCTCCGCTGCGCCGCCCGGAGACGGGGCGGCTCCTCATCGACGAAGCCGTCGACCGGCTCCGCGACGACACCCGCGCCGTCCGCCCCGTCTGGCTTCCGCCGCTCCCCGAGCGCCTGAGCCTCCAGCCCGTCGTCGACCGCGACCGGACCGCGGGCGACCTCGACGTCGTCGTCGGTCTCGAGGACGACCCTGCCCACCAGCAGCAGAAGCCGTGGGTCGTCGATCTCACGAAGGCCGGAGGACACGTCGCCATCATCGGCAGCCCGCAGTCGGGCCGCAGCACGCTCCTGCGGACGATCGGCGCCTCCCTCGCGCTGACGAAGACCCCCACGGAGGTCGCGGTCTACGGAATGGACCTCACGGGAGGCGGGCTGCGCCGTATCGAGGGCTTCCCCCACGTCGGCGGCGTGGCGACGCGCGGCGACAGGGGACGCCTCGGGCGTCTCCTGGAGGAGATCGGCGGGATGCTGGCGCACCGCGAACGCGTGTTCAAGGAGCGGGGCATCGACTCCGTCGCGCATCTGCGCGCGCTGCACCGGGCGGGACAGCTCCCCGAGCTCGCCGCCGCCGACATCCTCCTGCTCGTCGACGGCTACGGCGCGCTGCGCCAGGACTTCGACGACCTCGAGTCGGCGTTCACCGACATCATGCTGCGCGCGTCGAGCTTCGGCGTGCACCTCGTCCTCGGCCTCACGCGCTGGAGCGAGGTGCGGATGGCGCACCAGTCGCTCTTCGGCACCCGGATCGAGCTGCGGCTCAACGACCCGGCGGACTCCGCGATCGACCGCAAGCTCGCGCAGACGATCAGCGCCGAGACGCCGGGTCGCGCGCTCACCGATGCCAAGACCCTCGCCCAGGTCGCCCTCCCCGTGCTCGACCTCGTCGAGTCCGACGACATCGGCTCGGCGCTCGAGCAGCTCGCCGAGCGCTCGGCCGCGGCGTGGAGCGGGCCCTTCGCCGCGCCCATCCGCCTGCTCCCCACCGATCTCGATCCGGCCGAGCTCCCCGACCCCGTCGACGAGCCCGACGCCATCCCCCTGGGGCTCCGCCAGGACACGATGGGGCCGGCGACCTGGGACTTCACCCGCGACGAGCAGCATCTGCTCGTCCTCGGCGACGCGCGCAGCGGGAAGACGAACGCCCTCCGGCTCATCGCGCACGGGCTGATCGAGCGGTTCACCCCCGAGGAGCTCGCGATCGCCGTGGTCGATCCGCGCGGACACGTCGCGGACGCGATCCCGGAGGACTACCTCGCCGCGCACGCCAAGACGGCACGGCAGGCGGCAGGGCTCGCGTCGTCGATCGCGTCCGAGCTCGCGCAACGACCGGGACGCACGCCGGAGGAGAACCGGCGCTCTCCGCGCGTCGTCGTGCTCGTCGACGACCACGACATCGTCTCCGCGGGCGGCGCCGAGCACCTCGCGCCCCTCGTCGAGCAGCTGCCGGCATCCCGCGACACGAAGCTCCACATCGTCGCGGCACGTCCCGTCGCCGGCGCGGCCCGCGCCCTCTACGGAGCCCTGCTGCAGGGGCTGCGCGACACCGGCGGCGCCACGCTCCTCCTCTCCGGCGACCGCGCGGAGGGCCAGATCCTCCCTCGCCTCTATCCCGAACGGTTCCCGCCCGGACGAGGACGGTACGTCCGGCGAGGCGAGCGCCCTCGCGTGATCCAGATCGCCCATCTCGGCCGGGCGAAGGACGACGACCGATGA
- a CDS encoding VOC family protein, protein MPGLHHVEIWVADAASARAEWGWLLERLGWRLDATWDGGFSWRADGVSLAFAESPNVVGDAHDRRRPGLNHLAFHGGSREEVDAIMAAAPARGWRPLYADRYPHAGGPDHYAGWIESATGFKAEVVASPSESGTAPER, encoded by the coding sequence ATGCCGGGACTGCACCACGTCGAGATCTGGGTGGCGGATGCCGCGAGCGCCCGCGCGGAGTGGGGATGGCTGCTCGAGCGGCTCGGATGGCGGCTCGACGCCACGTGGGACGGCGGCTTCTCCTGGCGCGCGGACGGCGTCTCTCTCGCCTTCGCGGAGTCGCCGAACGTCGTCGGCGACGCGCACGACCGCCGCCGGCCGGGGCTCAACCACCTCGCCTTCCACGGCGGATCCCGCGAGGAGGTCGACGCGATCATGGCGGCCGCCCCCGCTCGCGGGTGGCGACCTCTCTACGCCGACCGCTATCCGCACGCCGGCGGACCCGATCACTACGCCGGCTGGATCGAGAGCGCCACGGGGTTCAAGGCCGAGGTCGTCGCGTCGCCGTCGGAGAGCGGCACCGCCCCGGAGCGGTGA
- a CDS encoding DUF6507 family protein: MSTWRIDHLSVQQVLQQVSSSQEELSSSVSEQAVTTAFDGLTWGSLLTQPVPQALDAVLAQYQTNLEAIGNRISAGMVGVGNATMAYRAGQEDMAATVQQQMHHAADTGDFTFFEQHGQGGA; encoded by the coding sequence ATGTCGACATGGCGGATCGATCATCTGTCGGTGCAGCAGGTTCTGCAGCAGGTCTCCTCGAGCCAGGAGGAGCTGTCGTCGAGCGTGAGTGAGCAGGCGGTGACGACGGCCTTCGACGGCCTCACCTGGGGCTCCCTGCTCACGCAGCCCGTCCCTCAGGCGCTGGATGCCGTGCTGGCCCAGTACCAGACGAACCTCGAGGCGATCGGCAACCGCATCAGCGCGGGGATGGTCGGCGTGGGCAACGCGACGATGGCCTACCGTGCGGGGCAGGAGGACATGGCCGCGACCGTTCAGCAGCAGATGCACCACGCGGCGGACACGGGAGACTTCACGTTCTTCGAGCAGCACGGCCAGGGAGGCGCGTGA
- a CDS encoding helix-turn-helix domain-containing protein, whose product MSDAHGGRHSDEGAPQPGTAHSWTELLDDLSSEVDELARRYVGRVKLIPGYEAAAYIPDRELHDTALECIDMLVECLRVGEPTRRLTGIAEEVGRRRARQSVPSEALATAVQLNFGVIWGRLLELCGPREAVTLAAHVEPTWRINDHFAAQVIASYTRETAVVTQERLNVRQSIVGRLFGTAQRSEAVARNVAFQLDCDPDGTFEVVVADQAVDQETLHRLDARLRRLPYFVHRTAGLTVAFWPAALASDELRRSISGLRCAHDADVRGMASIPAAARALSSVLEATDPLVRRVIDLHTGLPLLARRALLNDQVDVRRMLEDRFAECDEAERERIRDTVVAYLSTGSTQAAATRLFCHRNTVLNRIARFTALTGLDLTIPADSAIAVLAWSVVPPSDDSDRRRGG is encoded by the coding sequence ATGAGCGATGCACACGGTGGCCGGCACTCGGACGAGGGTGCCCCGCAGCCCGGCACGGCACACAGCTGGACCGAGCTGCTGGACGACCTGTCGAGCGAGGTCGACGAGCTCGCCCGCCGTTACGTCGGACGCGTCAAGCTGATCCCCGGCTACGAGGCGGCGGCGTACATCCCCGATCGCGAGCTCCACGACACGGCGCTCGAGTGCATCGACATGCTCGTCGAGTGTCTCCGTGTCGGCGAGCCGACGCGCAGGCTGACCGGCATCGCCGAGGAGGTCGGCAGGAGGCGTGCCCGTCAGAGCGTCCCCTCCGAGGCGCTCGCCACCGCCGTGCAGCTCAACTTCGGGGTGATCTGGGGCCGGCTGCTCGAGCTGTGCGGACCTCGCGAGGCGGTCACGCTGGCTGCCCATGTCGAGCCGACGTGGCGGATCAACGACCATTTCGCCGCCCAGGTGATCGCCTCCTACACGCGCGAGACGGCGGTCGTCACCCAGGAGCGGCTGAACGTGCGGCAGTCGATCGTCGGCCGTCTCTTCGGGACGGCTCAGCGCTCCGAGGCGGTCGCCCGGAACGTCGCGTTCCAGCTGGATTGCGACCCCGACGGCACCTTCGAGGTCGTCGTCGCCGACCAGGCCGTCGACCAGGAGACGCTGCACCGGCTCGACGCCCGCCTGCGGCGGCTCCCGTACTTCGTCCATCGGACCGCCGGCCTCACCGTCGCCTTCTGGCCGGCCGCGCTCGCGTCGGACGAGCTGCGGCGGTCCATCTCCGGCCTCCGCTGCGCGCACGACGCCGACGTGCGGGGGATGGCGAGCATCCCGGCGGCGGCGCGTGCGCTGAGTAGCGTCTTGGAGGCGACCGACCCCCTCGTGCGCAGGGTGATCGACCTGCATACGGGGCTGCCGCTCCTCGCGCGTCGAGCGCTCCTGAACGATCAGGTCGATGTGAGGAGGATGCTCGAGGACCGGTTCGCGGAATGCGACGAGGCGGAGCGGGAGCGCATCCGCGACACCGTCGTCGCGTACCTCTCGACGGGGAGCACCCAGGCCGCGGCGACCCGGTTGTTCTGCCATCGGAACACCGTCCTGAACAGGATCGCGCGGTTCACCGCGCTCACCGGCCTGGACCTCACGATTCCGGCCGACAGCGCCATCGCCGTCCTCGCGTGGTCGGTCGTCCCGCCGTCGGACGACTCGGATCGCCGACGCGGCGGATGA
- a CDS encoding MFS transporter, whose product MAERTAQSTIESDTAGTITVPEARRVAIGALVGTAMEWYDFFLFNTAAALVFNVQYFATDNVAIATMASFATLAIGFVVRPLGGILFGSLGDKIGRRAVLLTTIVGIGIATALIGVLPNYASIGVWAPIVLILLRVLQGLFVGGEWSGAMTIAVENAPLSMRARFAALPQVGSPIGTVLSSGAFFFLTLWLSQDDFDAWGWRIPFLVAIPLLLIAVWIRARLEESPVFKAIQARGESERSPVKAVFVQSWRQVLVGVGVAFLGVGGFYLVTTFVVSYGVRALGLEPNMLLLATVIAALFEIAVILHGGRLGEKHGASRVVIWGGIVTAVIAFPAFVLIGTGLPLLVIVGITVAVCSLSYCYAASGTILTGLFPPATRYTGVALAQNGAGVVSGIVPLLATAFVASAGDAWWPAAVMLVVIAVVTAVCGRLAPSLSQRLEGFTH is encoded by the coding sequence ATGGCTGAGAGAACCGCGCAATCGACGATCGAGTCGGACACCGCCGGGACGATCACGGTGCCCGAGGCGCGCAGGGTCGCGATCGGCGCGCTGGTCGGCACCGCGATGGAGTGGTACGACTTCTTCCTCTTCAACACGGCGGCGGCCCTCGTGTTCAACGTGCAGTACTTCGCGACCGACAACGTCGCGATCGCGACGATGGCGTCGTTCGCGACGCTCGCGATCGGGTTCGTCGTCCGTCCTCTCGGCGGGATCCTCTTCGGCAGCCTCGGCGACAAGATCGGGCGTCGCGCGGTCCTCCTCACGACGATCGTCGGCATCGGCATCGCGACCGCCCTCATCGGCGTCCTGCCGAACTATGCGTCGATCGGCGTGTGGGCGCCGATCGTCCTCATCCTCCTGCGGGTGCTCCAAGGGCTCTTCGTCGGCGGCGAGTGGTCGGGCGCCATGACGATCGCGGTCGAGAACGCGCCGTTGTCGATGCGCGCCCGCTTCGCTGCGCTGCCCCAGGTGGGGTCCCCGATCGGCACGGTGCTGTCGTCCGGCGCGTTCTTCTTCCTCACGCTGTGGCTCAGCCAGGACGACTTCGACGCCTGGGGCTGGCGCATCCCGTTCCTCGTCGCCATCCCCCTGCTGCTGATCGCGGTCTGGATCCGCGCGCGTCTGGAGGAGTCGCCCGTCTTCAAGGCGATCCAGGCGAGAGGCGAGAGCGAGAGGTCTCCCGTGAAGGCGGTCTTCGTGCAGTCGTGGCGTCAGGTCCTGGTCGGCGTCGGCGTCGCATTCCTGGGGGTCGGCGGCTTCTACCTCGTCACCACCTTCGTGGTGAGCTACGGCGTGCGTGCGCTCGGCCTCGAGCCGAACATGCTCCTCCTCGCCACCGTCATCGCGGCCCTCTTCGAGATCGCCGTGATCCTCCACGGCGGACGGCTCGGCGAGAAGCACGGTGCGAGCAGGGTGGTGATCTGGGGCGGGATCGTGACGGCCGTGATCGCGTTCCCCGCGTTCGTGCTGATCGGGACCGGGCTGCCCCTCCTCGTGATCGTCGGCATCACCGTGGCGGTGTGCTCGCTGTCGTACTGCTACGCCGCATCGGGCACCATCCTCACGGGGCTGTTCCCCCCTGCGACGAGGTACACGGGCGTGGCCCTGGCGCAGAACGGCGCGGGCGTCGTGTCCGGGATCGTCCCGTTGCTGGCGACGGCGTTCGTCGCCAGCGCGGGCGACGCCTGGTGGCCGGCCGCGGTCATGCTGGTCGTGATCGCCGTGGTCACCGCCGTCTGCGGGCGACTCGCCCCGTCGCTGAGCCAGCGCCTCGAAGGCTTCACCCACTGA
- a CDS encoding GNAT family N-acetyltransferase produces the protein MDETAYEFSADAARIDRGWVHRTLSEHAYWAIGRSRALQDAAIDGSRCFGVYRRADGRQVAFARLVTDGATFGWLADVIVDPALRGEGVGKALVAGVAAELDALGLKRTLLMTSDAHGLYAQNGWGPVSSPENWLVRPGPDGRASF, from the coding sequence ATGGACGAGACGGCCTACGAGTTCTCCGCCGACGCCGCGCGCATCGACCGCGGCTGGGTGCACCGCACGCTGAGCGAGCACGCGTACTGGGCCATCGGCCGGTCGCGCGCGCTCCAGGACGCGGCGATCGACGGGTCGCGGTGCTTCGGCGTGTACCGGCGGGCCGACGGCCGCCAGGTCGCGTTCGCACGGCTCGTGACGGACGGCGCGACGTTCGGATGGCTCGCCGACGTGATCGTCGACCCCGCCCTGCGCGGCGAGGGCGTCGGCAAGGCGCTCGTGGCCGGCGTGGCCGCAGAGCTCGATGCCCTCGGTCTGAAACGCACCCTGCTCATGACCTCCGATGCCCACGGCCTCTATGCGCAGAACGGATGGGGGCCGGTCTCCTCGCCCGAGAACTGGCTCGTGCGCCCCGGGCCCGACGGGCGGGCGTCCTTCTGA
- a CDS encoding DUF6177 family protein, which produces MGRRLLHPFSDEWTDEYEAYAATASRVTYTLPLRRFIDDCRDKERRPVLVTEEAATLTPHLVKALADGGGSWAFRARGGYYDASSGYRIGSFPELWRGPSSFDDRHGAYGSPSARSEGVFLFEVYASERAVAETRVGALAEHVIAGLGGRRAIDRWDSEEPLARTWSVDAVTAVARSEMPASGRYLLGTPDHAWANMAVARTRRGLLEHVAGGVPAGAYASPRGIEHGVNPALHPAVTEMLAGLVDRFRPNVAMISYGEYARTDHGVVRGVGTTRPDVPLAVLIGPRGVRDLRIDVDDLRSRHDVTVLGPGRVPSLLVRMSGRNSLWGQLAAFAYDLDQERLGAALAVEFEGGR; this is translated from the coding sequence ATGGGCCGCCGTTTGCTGCATCCGTTCTCCGACGAGTGGACGGATGAGTACGAGGCATACGCCGCGACCGCGTCGCGGGTGACGTACACGTTGCCCCTGAGGCGCTTCATCGACGACTGCCGCGACAAGGAACGTCGTCCGGTGCTCGTCACGGAGGAGGCCGCGACGCTGACGCCGCATCTCGTCAAGGCGCTCGCCGACGGCGGCGGCTCCTGGGCGTTCCGGGCGCGCGGCGGATACTACGACGCGTCGTCGGGCTACCGGATCGGATCGTTCCCCGAGCTGTGGCGGGGGCCGTCGTCGTTCGACGATCGACACGGGGCTTACGGGAGCCCGTCCGCGAGATCGGAGGGCGTCTTCCTCTTCGAGGTGTACGCGTCGGAGCGGGCCGTGGCGGAGACGCGCGTGGGCGCGCTCGCAGAGCATGTCATCGCGGGGCTCGGCGGTCGTCGGGCGATCGACCGCTGGGACAGCGAGGAGCCCCTCGCGCGGACCTGGAGCGTCGACGCCGTCACCGCCGTCGCGCGCTCGGAGATGCCCGCGAGCGGCCGCTATCTCCTCGGTACGCCCGACCACGCGTGGGCGAACATGGCCGTCGCCCGGACGAGGCGGGGCCTGCTCGAGCACGTCGCGGGCGGCGTGCCGGCGGGCGCCTACGCGTCGCCACGCGGCATCGAGCACGGTGTCAACCCGGCGCTGCACCCCGCGGTGACGGAGATGCTCGCGGGACTCGTCGATCGGTTCCGCCCGAACGTCGCGATGATCTCGTACGGCGAGTACGCGCGCACCGATCACGGCGTCGTCCGCGGCGTCGGCACGACGCGGCCGGATGTGCCGCTCGCCGTGCTCATCGGGCCTCGTGGCGTGCGCGATCTGCGCATCGACGTGGACGATCTGCGGTCGCGCCACGACGTCACCGTGCTCGGCCCGGGTCGGGTGCCGAGCCTGCTCGTGCGGATGTCGGGCCGGAACAGCCTGTGGGGCCAGCTGGCGGCGTTCGCATACGACCTGGATCAGGAGCGGCTCGGCGCCGCGCTGGCGGTCGAGTTCGAGGGAGGACGCTGA
- a CDS encoding uracil-xanthine permease family protein → MPLWTVHGDGRTVAAGAVVAPTERLGWPATVAMGVQHVVAMFGATFLVPTLTGFPVSTTLLFSGLGTLLFLVITKNRLPSYLGSSFAFIAPITAAVAAGGMGSALAGVVAVGVLLALVGVVVQVAGLGWIDALMPPVVAGAIVALIGFNLAPTAWGNFEADPVTATVTLVAVILFAVLFRGFLGRISIFLGVVVGYVFAAANGSFDVVNPATGTTPAEAISEAAWAGLPQFHLPDFIEPGTWTTIAMFLPVVLVLIAENVGHVRGVATMTDPSVNAHTGRALIADGVATTLAGGFGGSGTTTYGENIGVMAATRVYSTAVYWVAGLAAILLAFSPKVGAVFNSIPAGVLGGVTTALYGLIGIIGIKIWVDNRVDFSRPVNQYTAAVALVIGIAGFSMQLGDFAFGGIVLGTVAALVIYHLGNLIARARRTGADDGGPIPAVGPLGGDPLDDAPEAQAGRT, encoded by the coding sequence ATGCCCCTGTGGACCGTGCACGGCGACGGCCGCACCGTCGCCGCCGGCGCCGTCGTCGCCCCGACCGAACGCCTCGGATGGCCCGCGACCGTCGCGATGGGCGTGCAGCACGTCGTGGCGATGTTCGGCGCGACGTTCCTCGTGCCCACGCTCACCGGCTTCCCCGTGTCGACGACGCTGCTGTTCAGCGGTCTCGGGACGCTCCTCTTCCTCGTCATCACGAAGAACCGGCTGCCGAGCTACCTGGGCTCCTCGTTCGCGTTCATCGCACCGATCACGGCCGCCGTGGCCGCGGGCGGGATGGGCTCCGCGCTCGCGGGCGTCGTCGCGGTGGGCGTGCTGCTCGCGCTCGTCGGCGTCGTCGTGCAGGTCGCCGGGCTCGGCTGGATCGACGCGCTCATGCCGCCCGTCGTCGCGGGGGCGATCGTCGCGCTCATCGGCTTCAACCTCGCTCCGACCGCGTGGGGCAACTTCGAGGCCGACCCCGTGACGGCGACCGTCACGCTCGTCGCGGTCATCCTCTTCGCCGTGCTGTTCCGCGGGTTCCTCGGGCGCATCTCGATCTTCCTCGGCGTCGTCGTCGGCTACGTCTTCGCCGCGGCGAACGGCTCGTTCGACGTCGTGAACCCCGCGACGGGCACGACGCCGGCCGAGGCGATCTCCGAGGCCGCCTGGGCGGGCCTGCCGCAGTTCCACCTGCCCGACTTCATCGAGCCCGGCACGTGGACGACGATCGCGATGTTCCTCCCCGTCGTGCTCGTCCTCATCGCCGAGAACGTCGGCCACGTGCGCGGCGTCGCGACGATGACCGACCCGTCCGTCAACGCGCACACGGGCCGCGCGCTCATCGCCGACGGCGTCGCGACGACGCTCGCCGGCGGGTTCGGCGGCTCGGGCACGACGACCTACGGCGAGAACATCGGCGTCATGGCCGCGACGCGCGTCTACTCCACGGCCGTGTACTGGGTCGCGGGGCTCGCGGCCATCCTGCTCGCGTTCTCACCGAAGGTCGGCGCCGTGTTCAACTCGATCCCGGCGGGCGTGCTCGGCGGCGTGACGACGGCGCTGTACGGGCTCATCGGCATCATCGGGATCAAGATCTGGGTCGACAACCGCGTCGACTTCTCGCGCCCCGTCAACCAGTACACGGCGGCCGTGGCGCTCGTCATCGGCATCGCGGGCTTCTCGATGCAGCTCGGCGACTTCGCCTTCGGCGGCATCGTGCTCGGCACGGTCGCGGCGCTCGTGATCTATCACCTCGGCAACCTCATCGCCCGCGCACGGCGCACCGGCGCGGACGACGGCGGCCCCATCCCCGCGGTCGGCCCCCTCGGCGGCGACCCCCTCGACGACGCTCCGGAGGCGCAGGCCGGGCGGACCTGA
- a CDS encoding FAD-binding oxidoreductase → MSILALLAAALRDDQIRTDPEALEAYSHDDAEWAPYRPPLAVVFAETLDDVVATVTAARDTATPIVPRGAGSGLSGGANGVDGSIVLSLERMTGITEVNVDERYAIAQAGVVNDVLRQHVAQHGLWYPPDPASQSIATIGGNVATNAGGICCVKYGVTTDYVIGLTVVLADGRVARLGRTTAKGVTGYDLTSLVVGSEGTLAIVVDATLSLLPLAGREERAIVGYFDDLVAAGRAVAAVASDGIVPSALELIDRTCIDAVNAWQDLGIPSTASAMLMAKVDETGETGQRLAARVAACFEAAGATGVERADDPDEVDRLILARRLAYPSLERLGPVLTEDICVPRTRVPEMLARIEGIAATWDVTIANIAHAGDGNLHPLIIVPDGDDAAKERAKRAFDEIVDGCRDLGGTVTGEHGVGLLKLPGARAEQGETVQDMQRAIKRALDPQGILNPGKAIPA, encoded by the coding sequence ATGAGCATCCTCGCCCTCCTCGCCGCAGCGCTGCGCGACGACCAGATCCGAACCGACCCCGAGGCGCTCGAGGCCTACAGCCACGACGACGCCGAATGGGCGCCGTACCGACCCCCTCTCGCGGTCGTCTTCGCCGAGACGCTCGATGACGTCGTCGCGACCGTGACGGCCGCCCGCGACACCGCGACGCCGATCGTGCCGCGCGGCGCCGGCTCGGGCCTCTCCGGAGGAGCCAACGGCGTCGACGGATCGATCGTGCTGAGCCTCGAGCGGATGACGGGGATCACCGAGGTCAACGTCGACGAGCGCTATGCGATCGCGCAGGCGGGCGTCGTCAACGACGTGCTGCGGCAGCACGTCGCGCAGCACGGACTCTGGTACCCGCCCGACCCGGCCTCGCAGTCGATCGCGACGATCGGCGGCAACGTCGCCACGAACGCCGGCGGCATCTGCTGCGTGAAGTACGGCGTCACGACCGACTACGTGATCGGGCTCACGGTCGTGCTCGCCGACGGCCGGGTCGCGAGGCTCGGCCGCACGACGGCGAAGGGCGTCACGGGGTACGACCTCACGTCGCTCGTCGTCGGGTCGGAGGGGACCCTCGCGATCGTCGTCGACGCGACGCTGTCGCTCCTCCCGCTCGCGGGCCGCGAGGAGCGGGCGATCGTGGGCTACTTCGACGACCTCGTCGCCGCGGGCCGCGCCGTCGCGGCCGTCGCGAGCGACGGCATCGTCCCGTCGGCGCTGGAGCTCATCGACAGGACGTGCATCGACGCCGTCAACGCCTGGCAGGACCTCGGCATCCCCTCGACGGCATCCGCGATGCTCATGGCGAAGGTCGACGAGACGGGCGAGACGGGTCAGCGGCTCGCCGCGCGCGTCGCCGCCTGCTTCGAGGCGGCGGGCGCCACGGGCGTCGAACGCGCGGACGACCCCGACGAGGTCGACCGGCTCATCCTGGCCCGCCGGCTCGCCTATCCGTCGCTCGAACGCCTCGGCCCCGTGCTCACCGAGGACATCTGCGTGCCGCGCACGCGCGTGCCCGAGATGCTCGCCCGCATCGAGGGCATCGCCGCGACGTGGGACGTCACCATCGCGAACATCGCCCACGCCGGCGACGGCAACCTCCATCCGCTCATCATTGTCCCGGACGGCGACGACGCCGCGAAGGAGCGCGCGAAGCGCGCGTTCGACGAGATCGTCGACGGATGCCGCGACCTCGGCGGCACGGTCACGGGCGAGCACGGCGTCGGACTGCTGAAGCTCCCCGGAGCCCGCGCCGAGCAGGGCGAGACCGTGCAGGACATGCAGCGTGCGATCAAGCGCGCCCTCGACCCGCAGGGCATCCTCAACCCGGGGAAGGCGATCCCGGCCTGA
- a CDS encoding IS3 family transposase (programmed frameshift) — MPGPYPREFREDVVAVARSRESGVTIKQIATDFGISEATLQNWLRQADVEDGNRPGQTAADAAEARELKKRIRLLEQENEVLRRAAAYLASEPETRWLPKMTYPLVAELADAGIPVTVSCRVLKLARQPYYRWRNDPIRDADVLRAYRTNALHDAHHDDLTFGYRYLADEARRAGWRMSRRTAWKLCSQAAILSSAQRRRRGKGKKAGPPVFDDHVQRAFRADAPNRLWLTDITEHWTSEGKLYCCAIKDVFSNRIVSYSISNRMTAKLAVDALRNAVTRRGEVAGCILHADRGSQFRSRAMVRELRRHDMVGSMGRVGAAGDNAAMESFWSLLQTNVLNQQRWATRQELRLAIVVWIERKYHRQRAQDTLGGLTPIEFEAKLAEPLTLAA, encoded by the exons ATGCCTGGTCCTTATCCCAGAGAGTTCCGCGAGGACGTCGTCGCGGTCGCTCGTAGCCGCGAGAGTGGCGTCACCATCAAACAGATCGCCACCGACTTCGGCATCAGCGAAGCAACGCTGCAGAACTGGCTCCGCCAGGCCGATGTCGAAGACGGCAACCGTCCCGGTCAGACCGCCGCGGACGCCGCGGAGGCTCGCGAGTTGAAGAAGCGGATTCGTCTCCTCGAGCAGGAGAACGAGGTCCTCAGGCGAGCGGCGGCGTATCTG GCAAGCGAACCTGAAACTCGGTGGCTCCCCAAAATGACGTACCCGCTCGTTGCCGAGCTCGCCGACGCGGGGATCCCCGTAACGGTGTCGTGCCGGGTCCTCAAGCTCGCCCGCCAGCCCTACTACCGCTGGCGCAATGATCCCATCCGCGACGCAGACGTCCTCCGCGCGTATCGGACCAACGCGCTGCATGACGCGCACCACGACGACCTCACGTTCGGATACCGATACCTCGCCGATGAGGCGCGTCGTGCAGGGTGGCGGATGAGCCGCAGGACGGCGTGGAAGCTATGCTCTCAGGCCGCGATTCTCTCGTCGGCGCAACGCCGGCGGCGGGGCAAGGGCAAGAAGGCCGGCCCGCCCGTGTTCGATGATCACGTCCAGAGGGCGTTCCGCGCGGACGCGCCGAACCGGCTCTGGCTCACGGATATCACGGAACATTGGACGAGCGAAGGCAAGCTCTACTGCTGCGCGATCAAGGACGTGTTCTCGAACCGGATCGTCAGTTACTCGATCTCGAACCGGATGACCGCGAAGCTCGCCGTCGACGCGCTCCGCAACGCCGTCACTCGCCGGGGTGAGGTCGCCGGCTGCATTCTGCACGCCGACAGGGGCAGTCAATTTCGCAGCCGCGCGATGGTCCGCGAGCTGCGCCGTCATGACATGGTCGGATCGATGGGCAGAGTCGGCGCGGCTGGCGACAACGCGGCCATGGAGAGCTTCTGGTCCCTGCTGCAGACGAACGTGCTTAACCAACAGCGGTGGGCGACGCGGCAAGAGCTGCGGCTGGCCATCGTGGTCTGGATCGAGCGGAAGTACCACCGTCAGCGAGCCCAAGACACCCTCGGCGGGTTGACGCCCATCGAGTTCGAAGCCAAGCTAGCCGAGCCGCTCACACTCGCGGCCTAA